GCGAAGACATTTCGGATGTGTCACACAGTCTTTGGCGGAGCCTCTTCGGCTGAGCTGGCCCACAGGTAAGGGAGATCGATAACCATCAGTAACTCAGACCGCATCGCCGTTCTTGCCACGATGGTCATGCTTGCCATCGCCATCCCCGTTGACCCCCGCAAGAACACGAAGTCAAAGTGGCTCTACTGGCTTGTCGGACCGATAGCGTGCGCCGCACTCTTTGCCTTTGGCTTGTACGACTCGATCAAGAACCCCGGGGTATCCGACCTGATCGGTGTGATCGTTGGCGGAGCATTCTTCGCCTACCTGGGCTTCGGCGTCGGCTACATCCGCAAGCGCTGGCCGATCGGACGCTGGCCTGGCTCTCGTTCTTGACGCACCGAAAGGACCAGTCGTGAAAGCCGCCGACCAGCAGCCCGGCTCCGAACCGATCACATTGGCGCCCCGCGACCCCGACGAACCCACGATCACCCTCCGCCAGCCGCCGGGCTGGGAGTTCATGCCGGGCAACGACGAAACTCTCATCCGAGGCGTGCTCTACAACCAGGAGCTGCGCCGGCACGGCTTTACGCCCAACGCGGTGGTGACCTGCGAAGAACTCACCGGCCAGGTCGGACTTCCGTCGCAAGCCCTGGCCAAGGAGGGCGCCGCGGTCACCGACATCGTCGGCGAACTCGACACCGACGTCCCCGGAACGGTGTCGGGATTTGCGAGCAGAACGATCACCTACAACCTGCAGGGCCGGCCCGCGACCGGCCTGATCGTCGCGGTGCAGAACGCCCAAGACCGGATCTGGGCGCTCACCGTCACCATCCAGACCACCTACGCCGAGAACCCGCACTACATCGCCGCCAAGCAGCAGATCTTCGATTCGGTCGAAGTCCGCCTGCCCGACCGGTAACGCAGCAGCCCTGCAACAATGCACCCATGGTCGAGCAGAGCCTCTGGATGCAGAAAGTCGCCGCCGATCCCGGGCATTCGCAGTGGTACATCGAACGGTTCCGCGAAATGGCCCGCGCCGGTCAGGATTTGGGCGGTGAGGCTCGCTTCGTCGACGCACTGGCCTCCCGTGGCGCCCGCATCCTCGACGCCGGCTGCGGCCCGGGCCGGGTGGCCGGCCAGCTGGCCGCGGCCGGTCATGACGTGGTCGGTGTCGACGTGGACCCCGAGCTCATCGAGGCGGCCGGGCAGGATCACCCGGGGCCGCGCTATCTCGTCGCCGACCTGGCCGAACTCGACCTGCCCGCGCGCGGCGTCGCCGAACCGTTCGACGTGATCGTGTCGGCCGGCAACGTCATGACGTTCGTCGCACCGAGCACCCGTGTCGAGGTGCTGCGCCGGCTGCGCGCCCACTGCGCCGACGACGGGCGGACCGTGATCGGTTTCGGCGCCGACCGGGACTATGAGTTCGGCCAGTTCCTCGAGGACGCGGCGACCGCGGGGTTCGCCACCGACCTGCTGCTGGGCACCTGGGATCTGAAGCCGTTCACCGATGATTCCGACTTCCTGGTCGCGGTGCTGCGCCCGGGTCAGCGCGAAGCCTGATC
This is a stretch of genomic DNA from Mycolicibacter terrae. It encodes these proteins:
- a CDS encoding class I SAM-dependent methyltransferase, which produces MVEQSLWMQKVAADPGHSQWYIERFREMARAGQDLGGEARFVDALASRGARILDAGCGPGRVAGQLAAAGHDVVGVDVDPELIEAAGQDHPGPRYLVADLAELDLPARGVAEPFDVIVSAGNVMTFVAPSTRVEVLRRLRAHCADDGRTVIGFGADRDYEFGQFLEDAATAGFATDLLLGTWDLKPFTDDSDFLVAVLRPGQREA
- a CDS encoding LpqN/LpqT family lipoprotein; translation: MKAADQQPGSEPITLAPRDPDEPTITLRQPPGWEFMPGNDETLIRGVLYNQELRRHGFTPNAVVTCEELTGQVGLPSQALAKEGAAVTDIVGELDTDVPGTVSGFASRTITYNLQGRPATGLIVAVQNAQDRIWALTVTIQTTYAENPHYIAAKQQIFDSVEVRLPDR